In the Xiamenia xianingshaonis genome, one interval contains:
- the glgD gene encoding glucose-1-phosphate adenylyltransferase subunit GlgD, with amino-acid sequence MNNAFSMIYARQGDPQLRDLIELRSAAALPIAGRYRVIDLLLSNLTNSGVRSVGIITQRNYNSLMDHLGSGKEWGMSKKVGGMHILPPYDLYTGSDLYRGFADALLSKRDFVEHQRQPYCLLIGTEFLYRQDYNELMERHIESGADVTVLYTRDKRMLEGDIDTVTFFEMDGDRVVDVTEEPTGSENCVANMRVTFMKKELLKRLVEDCCAEGEYEFDEGVLKAAARDLKVVGVEHKGYVGRVTSVKSYFDVNQDMLDKNVRRDLFNPEFPVYTKTMDAPPTKFSRGCEVEHSLFGNGCSVYGRVKNSIVFRGVQIEQTADVENCIIMAGSRIKSGAKLRNMIIDKGAVIERDVRCISAPYAPKIIRKRAIVEKDL; translated from the coding sequence ATGAATAACGCATTTTCCATGATCTACGCCAGGCAGGGCGACCCGCAGCTGCGCGACCTGATCGAGCTGCGCTCGGCGGCGGCGCTGCCCATCGCGGGGCGCTACCGCGTGATCGACCTTTTGCTTTCGAACCTGACCAACAGCGGCGTGCGCTCGGTCGGCATCATCACGCAGCGCAACTACAACTCGCTCATGGACCACTTGGGCTCGGGCAAGGAGTGGGGCATGTCCAAGAAGGTGGGCGGCATGCACATCCTTCCCCCGTACGACCTGTACACCGGCAGCGACTTGTATCGCGGATTTGCAGACGCCCTTTTGAGCAAGCGCGACTTCGTCGAGCACCAGCGCCAGCCGTATTGCCTGCTCATTGGCACGGAATTCCTCTATCGGCAGGACTACAACGAGCTGATGGAGCGGCATATCGAATCAGGCGCTGACGTTACGGTGCTCTACACTCGCGACAAGCGCATGCTGGAAGGCGACATAGACACGGTGACGTTTTTCGAGATGGACGGCGACCGGGTGGTCGACGTGACGGAAGAGCCCACGGGCAGCGAAAACTGCGTGGCGAACATGCGCGTGACCTTCATGAAAAAAGAGCTGCTGAAACGTTTGGTGGAAGACTGCTGCGCGGAAGGCGAATACGAGTTCGACGAGGGCGTGCTGAAGGCGGCCGCGCGCGACCTGAAGGTCGTAGGCGTGGAGCACAAGGGCTACGTCGGGCGTGTGACCTCGGTAAAGTCGTATTTCGACGTGAACCAGGACATGCTGGACAAAAACGTCCGCCGCGACCTGTTCAACCCCGAATTCCCCGTGTACACCAAGACGATGGACGCGCCGCCGACGAAGTTTTCGCGCGGCTGCGAGGTGGAGCACAGCCTGTTCGGCAACGGCTGCAGCGTTTACGGACGTGTGAAGAACAGCATTGTGTTTCGTGGAGTACAGATCGAGCAGACCGCCGACGTCGAAAATTGCATTATCATGGCAGGTTCACGTATCAAAAGCGGCGCAAAACTGCGGAACATGATCATCGACAAGGGCGCCGTGATAGAAAGAGACGTTCGTTGTATATCGGCTCCGTATGCCCCCAAGATCATCCGGAAACGGGCCATAGTGGAAAAGGATTTGTAA